Proteins encoded in a region of the Vibrio ponticus genome:
- the yfbV gene encoding terminus macrodomain insulation protein YfbV, whose translation MNNKVGIVHSLRDGQKYMDTWPMRKELAPLFPEQRIIKATRFGMKVMPAVAAISVLTQMAFTNYQALPQAVIVALFAISMPIQGMWWLGNRSNTQLPPALAGWYRELHQKIIESGFALEPMKSRPRYKELAQLLNRAFRQLDKTSLERWF comes from the coding sequence ATGAATAATAAAGTCGGTATCGTTCACAGTTTGCGTGACGGACAAAAGTACATGGATACTTGGCCGATGCGCAAAGAACTTGCTCCACTATTCCCAGAGCAACGTATCATCAAAGCGACACGCTTTGGCATGAAAGTAATGCCAGCGGTTGCGGCCATCAGCGTGTTAACGCAAATGGCATTTACTAACTACCAAGCATTACCACAGGCAGTGATTGTGGCTCTATTCGCAATCAGTATGCCGATTCAAGGTATGTGGTGGCTAGGGAACCGTTCAAACACGCAATTGCCGCCAGCATTAGCCGGTTGGTATCGTGAACTGCACCAAAAGATCATCGAAAGTGGTTTTGCGCTTGAGCCAATGAAATCACGCCCACGCTACAAAGAGCTTGCGCAGCTGCTGAATCGTGCATTTCGCCAGTTGGATAAGACCTCTTTAGAGAGATGGTTTTAG